A window of Synechococcus sp. WH 8109 genomic DNA:
GGAAGCGGCAAAGGGTTGTCTCAACCGGGATTGCTCAGCCCCATTCAAGGGTCAGGCAGGCTGCTGGTGCAGCAACCAGTCGTTGAAGCCACTGGTGTTCAGTTCGCTGATGCAGCTCTGCAGTTTGCGCAGATGGCTCTGCTTGATCTGGGTGAGTCGCTGTCCTTCCTGGGTTGTTGGCCCGACGCGGATTCGCTGCTGATTGAGCAGGTCCATCTCGCGGTCGAGATGTTCCATATCCCAAGAATTCCTGCTTTGATTTATCCGTCTTTGTCCTTTTACTCAGGCTGAGATGCAGCGATGGAGCAATGTGAAACAGCCATCTGCCTCAGAATTGCTGCTATTGCACTCTGATTATTAAATGCGCGATAGACAGAAAGCTGTTTGTTCAGCTGTTGACATTCGTTCTTTTGGTCGTCCATGAATAATTCAACTTCTTGCTGCGGACAGCATGCTTTTGACTGCCATGAAGACTATGTACCAAGTATCACCAAATCTCGGCATTGAGTATTTACTACTGCAAATACCTAGTAGTGCGTATAAATGCTCTTAGTGATTTTTGTGTATTTAATATAACAAAGGCTCGCGAAACATCCATTAGCATGTAGAAGTTCAAGAAAAAAGTTAGAAATGCTATTTACTATACCTGCAATTTCAATCGGAGCTGTTTTCTGTATATTGCTGCACTTTTTGCTGGGCGGCGTATTTGCTTAAGCGCTAATCTTTCCCAACTCGGCTAAACGGCTAAAATAAGCAGCAGAAATCCTGGTGATGCTTGCCTGGGTGATTTTACTTTTTGCTCATAAAGTCATCATCGGCTTCGGTCATGGCTACTTCGTCATCATGGAAAGAGCATCCATATAAGAGATTCTCTATTCGAGAGACGTCCATGTCGCGATCTGCAACCTCTTGCCATAGATAAATTTCCTGGAATCTATTTCCAAGATAGAATTGCGCTTCGGAAATATCCCTCGTAATTTTAAAATAAGCAGATTGCTCCTTCGCGCTCGGCGAAATGTAGGTCAGGATTTTTCTTCCTACTGACTGCAGCGTCGCCATAGATCACTTCGACATCTGCGCATATTTTAGTAGTAACCGATACAAAATCAATAGGTTTTTATGCCGTTCAGCAGGGCTCTGTTGCCTAGCCGCACAAGCCTTTCAGTCTGTCCGGGCTATGCGGAAGCCTGTTGAGTAGGGAAAGCTGTATCCATGCTCCATTTCCTCAAGCTGCTCTTCAGCCAAGTAGAGGCTGCATGCGACGAAACACGATTGCTCGCTATCGCAAACCAAAAACTTGCCGCTTTCGACTCTTTGTATGGATGAGCCACGTGGAGTTTGAGTAATCAGCTCTACTGATGCCACTTTGTTTTTGAGAACACTTCTTGGTTATGGCCTCGGTCAAGGGAGTCATGGTGTAACGAAGCTCACAGTTTGCTGATTTCCCCGCGTAAACGTCCAGCCGCTTGCATTCTCATCGCATATGAGAGCTTGAGGGGGATCGAGATTGAGTGACATGGGCCTTTGAGGAACATATCGACCACTTTCGATAAGAGGAAACCCGAAGTAATGGCGAAAAGGCATCAAATATCACTTGACCATTGTCGCTGTCTGGTTACACCAAGGATGTTGGTAGGAGATCTGATGGAGATTCATCTTCACCACGCTCAATCACTCGGTGAACTCATCCTTGATGGTCGACACAAGCCTTTTCGTGCACTGGCTTGTCCGTTAAAGCCAGCAGTGCTGAAACACGAGCGGCAAGCGACAAGTCGGGAGTAGGCCACACCACAATCCCTATTGACTAGTCCTTGACCAGTTCAGATCCCTCAACGCAGTAGACCACTTCATCTGGAAAGAGTTCATGGACTACACGGTATGTATCCAAGGTTGCAATTGCCTTGCGACGAGCGCCTATCCAAGCCTTGAGCTCATTTTTATAGTTCAGTTCCCTGATCCATTGACGGCCAACCCCTCGGCGTTCGACGAAATACATGCCGAGCTTGATTCTTGCTTTGAAGCCAAAAAGTAGATACGTATAGCGGTTGTGTATCTTCTTTTGATCATTTCAGGACATGCATCGAGGAATGGGTAGCCAGTAATGCGTCGCCAGCTTCCTCGACAGAGTTACGACGAAGGTGCCCTTGGTGATTTGCATCGGCCAGGGCAGCGGAGTCACCTACGTGCAGATGGTGGCTTCGTTCGATCAAAAGGAGGTTCCTGTCTTTTCCAAGTCGAGAATTTGTGAGGAACGCTGCTAGACAAGTCGTATCTGCTGTCTATGGCTGATGAACTGGTTTCGACATGGCCTTGCTCCGTGGAAACCGGTCCACACTCTTCTCTTCGCAGATAAAAAGGTCTTTTTCTGGATCAAGGACAAGCTCGGTCTCTCTGACTACCAGATGGCTGCGTTGCTCTGGCTTAAAGGTCTGGTAACAGGTGTGCTGTTGGGGGTCTGGTTGTTCTGATCGGACTTTAGAAATGAACAGTTCACTAGCTACTGATGCAGTGAACGAATCCCGACCAGGATCACGACAGAAGTGCTCCAAGGGACGGTGCAGCAGCAGAAGCTCTGTTGCTGCAAGCTCAACACGGCGACGGTCAAGTAGCTCTCAGGACGTACAGCTACGTTCCGCCCCGCCCGCCTGAGCCAGTGACTCGTCGGCGGATGCTGCGGCACAACGCCATTGAGGTTTGGCAGACGATGCAGAAGACGGGGTGGAGGCTCTGCCCCCCGCCTGTGCGCTGATCAGATGAGGTCGTAGCCCATTAATTTTCAGCTCCATCAGCGAATCAAGAATTCAGTCAGTTTGCCTCTGACTACTGCTGTTGCTCCATCTGCTGCTGACTTAGCGATTCAGGTCGTTTTGACTGGTTTGCTGCTGCTTTTGTGATGGCTGAGAACGGGGCCCTACACCATTTGGGTTTGAGCGGAGCCCCGAGCGATGGTGGCTCCGCCGCACACGCAGCTCTCTCACTTGCGGTGTGCAATTCAGTCGTAACCGTCCTGATCAAGCCTGAAGTGTGTGAACTGCCACCAAATCGCAGACAGGGTGATCCGGCCAGCCGTCGGACAGATCACCCGAGCCAAGACCGCCAACTCTCCAAGGCCATCTCGTCTCACTTCTACCCCTAGCCACGGATCATGAATCCCGACTAGATCATTGGCTGGAGACGCTGCCCTCCGCTTGTGCGATGAAAAATGAGGGAGAAGCGGGTCGAGGGAAACCCGCTGCATGCACTTCCATCTCCCAACGCGTTTGCAGAGCTGCTCGCGTCAGCCGAACTATGACTCAAGCGAGAATGATTCCCGCTAAGTAGTAATGCCTAGCAATTGATATTGTTGTTCTGGAGGCAGAGCTGCTTCTAATGCAACTGTTTGGGGTGGGCTGAGGGGCCCGCCTCTTTTTATTCGCGACTACTGCTGTTGCTGTATCTGCTTCTTACTCAGTGACTTAGGCCGTTTTGACTGGCTTTCTGCTGCCTTCGTGATGGCTGAGCGCCAGCCCCGTAACTATTTCGAGACAAGCGGAGCCACGGTTGCATGGGGTGTGGCTCCGCCGCCTCGTTTCCTTTGCCCGGAGCCGAAGCTACTCAGTCGTAACCCTCCTGATCACGGCTAAGGCGAGTCACTTACTACCGAATCGCAGGCAGGGTGATCCGCGTGTTCGCTCTGTGCGGTTCACCCGAGCCAAGTCCGCCCCACATCTGGCCGACTCGTCTCATCTTCACCATTAGTCAGGGATCATGAATCGCGACAACTTCCATTGGCTGGGGAGCCCCGTCCATTTCCCTGTGTGATTTCCCGCCCGTAGAGCTGGGTGAGGCTGTACCGCATTCCTGACGTGATCGACGTTTGTGGCCCTTGCGCGCAGGCTGGTAGGCGTCTCGTCGGGTGTCAGCGACATAAAGCAGCTAATTTCAAACTGAGATTTCCGGGAACTGAGAAATCCTGGACAAACCGCTGCCAAAATCGAAGCTTGCCCTCATATTTAGTGTCCAGACAGCCAATACGTCACTGTCTAGGCAGCACCGGGAGAGCGACCTGGTATCTGGCAGAGCCTCCATGGCACGAGCGATTGTCATGGAGAGCTTTCTGCGCTCTTCAGGTCTCTGAAAAGAGTTAGTGCATTTGCACCAAGGTCTTGTATGGCGACGAACTTGTTCAAGCGGATACCGCATCGCTCGGGGAGAGGGTGCTCTCCTCGCGGTTCCGCAGCTCTTCTCACCTATATCGCTAAGCGGCTGTTAGCCCAACCGATAGAAGAAGCTGTCAGAGCCATGGGCCGCCAAACGTATTGAAAGTTCAGCTGTCATTTTCCTTAGATCTCGGATCGTTCTCCCTGTATATCGGCAGGTCGGTGGGCTGAGCCAGGACGTAAACGACAGCCGCAGAGATAACTACGGTGACGATGACCAGAGCGGTGATCGCTGTCGAGTAGTCGTTCAAGCTTCAATTTCAGCCTTTTTGTCGACCGTCTCTTTGACTTCTTCAGTGGTTGCTTCAGCTGATTTGGACTTGCTGTAAGAGCAACCGCCAGCGTTAGCGACGTTGGCGAAAGCAGCCATAACCATGCTTGAGATGATCACGGTGCCACCGAAGAAGGCAATGTTCGGATGACGGTTCAAGAGAGATAGACCTAATAGAAGGCGTCCCTATCGACTCAATTCACCCATTGGGGACGATTGGTAGCCGTTGCTTCTTAAGCGATTCAGTCTTCTGAACTGCGATCACGCCGATACCGATCAGGGCTGAAAAACCAAATAATCAGCCGGGTGCTGAACCAGGCGAGCAAGACGCCCAGAGCTATCGAGACAAGCGCCTCCACAACAAGTCTTCAGAGAACATCAGCCGGAGCTGGATGTCCTAAATATGGCGTGCTGATCAAGGGCTAAAGAGCGACCGTTAACGGTCAGTCGCGAACTGGTTCGTGCTTGTCGTTGGGTGCCTCCGCCTGAGGCTGAGGTTTGGCTGCTGACTTTGAAGCCAGAGAAGCCTCTAGACGCTGTAGCTGCGCTTCACGCAGAGCGACGTAGATCCTGAGGGTGTGGTCAGTCATCGATTGGCGTTTCCAACAGCGAGAGGCTCAGGGCCTAGTGCTGTCGAAAGGGGGCCTACAGATCAGAAGACTGGCGAACCATAAGGAGCCACAGGCGGCAGACCACCGAGCAGAGATATCTATTGTCAGCGACCTCGGATCTTTGGCCGCGTCGGCGGACTCACAGGTGAAAAGAAACCCCTGCCTTGGCAGGGGAGCGCGCATGAGGGCCTTGGGCGCCTAGCTGTCGTTTTTGTAAAGCTTGCAAGCCTCGCTCTCAGCCAATGTTGGATCGGTAGAGCAAAGGTGGCGCATCAAGCCTTCTTGATCGTGAGGTGAAAGGCTGCCATCGCCACCCCACTTCATGCAGGTGTTCAGGGTGCAATCGAGAGGTTTTCTTGGTCCGACAGACATGTGACCCTCCGTATTGGGTCAACTGACATTGGCGTTGTTTTTCCATTGCGGGATCAAAAAAACACAAATCTTGTTAGGGACTCAACACAATTGGCGAGGCTTTCTTCCTTTCGGTCCGCTTGATCCCGCACCCCACTACAGGTGCCCAACCCATCTCTTCCTGACGGCTCAGTGCCAAGAGCTTGCAAGCTTCCAGTTCAATGCGGCATTGCGCTCCGGAAGAGCTGCAATTGCCAGCAGAAATTTCTGAGACCTTTCGTACAGGCATGAACCTGAAAGTCCCCATGCCACCTCATGTGGAGCCCCTCTCCCCTTGTTCAAGGTGTGAGCTGTCCGAGTGTGTTGTTGTTTGCGTTGTGATTTCTCGAAGGACACTTCTCTAAGATCGACTGCAATGACGGGATTTATAACTTCTAGAACCATCGGAAAGCGATGGGTGCTCGGCAGCGGCGCGGAGTAGTGCGGGTGGTAAACGACCGGAAGCGGCAAAGGGTTGTCTCAACCGGGATTGCTCAGCCCCATTCAAGGGTCAGGCAGGCTGCTGGTGCAGCAACCAGTCGTTGAAGCCACTGGTGTTCAGTTCGCTGATGCAGCTCTGCAGTTTGCGCAGATGGCTCTGCTTGATCTGGGTGAGTCGCTGTCCTTCCTGGGTTGTTGGCCCGACGCGGATTCGCTGCTGATTGAGCAGGTCCATCTCGCGGTCGAGATGTTCCATCAGGTTGAGCAGTGCATAGCCCTGCTTTATCTCCTGCGCGCTGAGCTGCTTAGAGAAGTGACCCATTGGGCAGCCCTTAAGGATTACTTCATTATCTCACGATGAGGCGTGCTGGACCCATTGTGGGGTCTTGAAAAGG
This region includes:
- a CDS encoding DUF1651 domain-containing protein, encoding MLRHNAIEVWQTMQKTGWRLCPPPVR